In Chitinophaga sp. HK235, a single window of DNA contains:
- a CDS encoding ATP-grasp domain-containing protein yields MQSSFKNIQWVVQQNLTNQEDLKMLKDSCEKTGVKYQEVFVIPFSDALPSFDTDPVNISAKSRVLVSEPYNIAYEWRLWIVNKKVITASQYRKYFQLNKKPGCPAAVIEFAEARCQEYTPNDIFVMDVCLCGDEYFIVECGCMNSAGFYKGDIERIVKEVTTFFAGC; encoded by the coding sequence ATGCAAAGCAGTTTTAAAAATATACAATGGGTTGTTCAGCAAAACCTGACGAATCAGGAGGATCTGAAAATGCTGAAAGATTCCTGTGAAAAGACAGGCGTAAAATATCAGGAAGTGTTTGTGATCCCTTTTTCAGATGCATTGCCATCGTTTGACACTGATCCGGTGAATATATCTGCAAAGAGCAGAGTGCTTGTATCAGAGCCTTATAATATTGCCTATGAGTGGCGGTTGTGGATCGTCAACAAAAAGGTGATCACGGCTTCGCAATACCGGAAATATTTTCAGCTGAATAAAAAACCGGGTTGCCCGGCAGCTGTGATAGAATTTGCAGAAGCCCGTTGTCAGGAGTATACGCCCAATGATATTTTTGTGATGGATGTTTGTTTATGTGGTGATGAATATTTTATTGTGGAATGTGGGTGTATGAATTCGGCGGGATTTTATAAAGGAGATATTGAAAGAATTGTGAAGGAGGTGACTACTTTTTTTGCGGGTTGTTGA
- a CDS encoding SusC/RagA family TonB-linked outer membrane protein, which produces MKKVKFICTVIMIVLTCARAFAQDKSSVLSKRVSLEVTDRPVPEILALIEKQLSISFAYPNEIVNGRGNFSFKEKNTQLENILKVLFPVNSFQIKAMGAHVVIKQVPKVQGPLIQLKGRIMDKQTGEALPGAVITSRETGKSVVSGEDGSFTLSAPEGGTYQVAFIGYETAVNTVRGNKSADVQLARRIAEMNTVVVTALGIGRQQRSLGYAYTDVKGSDFTKARENNPVASLAGRVAGLDVNMTNSGVGASVKVTLRGVKVVGGDNQPLYVIDGVPINNSSPGQADKYGGYDLGDGTSIINPDEIETMSVLKGGAATALYGSRASNGVILITTKKGNNKGLEVEVTSNAVLEKLNNSYDFQEEYGSGRAGQLPRDAATARTYTQSSWGPKLSADSTTWLWNGNRVPYVKAVNPIQKFFREGLTLSNSIAMATGNDKTQLRFTYTNLHNKDIVPASGLDRHNFAIRGTSKLTDKLSIDAKVAYLNEKVNNRPALSDNPNNIGYVLSGIAPNISIDWLKEYKNPKTGDYIDWNNEPYQVNPYWALNEQPNNSKQDRLTGFAMLKYQLTPYLSIQGRTGTDYSKFSFREFTEFSSPFNTTGAIALKDRTLRETNSELLLTFSKQVKDFQINANLGTNRMDYEENVLDTRGRDISVRGIKSINNFRTKLSEETVNRKRINSVYGALSVAYKNYLYLDLTGRNDWSSTLATGKNSFFYPSVSASFVFSELMPQNELLNFGKIRLSVAQTGTDAVDPYQLKISYANNPNIPMVGGYSIGGVAVDRVPFEGLKPSISRSYEAGINLVMLRNRVNMDVTFYKSNTRDQVLFPTISSASGYTAAAINSGNVQNKGVEVALGIKPIVSKNFNWDMNITWARNVNKILELSPLVSGYYTLASARWANASIVAQEGEEYGIIVGRKFLRDDKGTVVLDDKLLPRYEAEDTRLGNGQFKWIGGINNRFAYKNFALSVLLDVRHGGHIYSMTNLRAYANGRQKGTLEGRESWTQSEKERVAAGVEPGNWKPTGGIFVTGVQEDGVDGNGNKKYKSASGFVSPQVYWTRITDNIPEAFIYDASFVKVRQITLDYHLPKSILRKTMIRDLTVSLVARNLFILSKDVPNIDPQSSYNNSNGQGFEYGSLPTRRSYGINLYAKF; this is translated from the coding sequence ATGAAAAAAGTTAAATTTATTTGTACGGTCATTATGATCGTTTTAACCTGTGCCCGCGCGTTCGCGCAAGATAAATCCTCTGTATTGTCGAAGCGGGTATCCCTCGAAGTTACCGACAGACCTGTACCTGAGATACTGGCCCTGATTGAAAAACAGCTCAGTATTTCATTTGCCTATCCCAATGAAATTGTGAACGGGCGTGGTAACTTCTCTTTTAAGGAAAAAAATACCCAGCTGGAAAACATCCTCAAAGTATTGTTTCCGGTGAACAGCTTCCAGATCAAAGCCATGGGTGCACATGTGGTGATCAAACAGGTGCCGAAAGTACAAGGCCCGCTGATCCAGCTTAAAGGCCGTATCATGGACAAACAGACCGGAGAAGCATTACCCGGTGCGGTGATCACTTCCCGGGAAACCGGTAAGTCGGTGGTATCCGGCGAAGATGGTTCTTTCACTTTGTCTGCTCCGGAAGGCGGCACTTATCAGGTAGCTTTTATCGGTTATGAAACTGCTGTGAATACAGTCAGGGGTAACAAATCTGCTGATGTACAACTGGCCCGCCGTATTGCTGAAATGAACACTGTAGTGGTGACAGCACTGGGTATAGGCCGTCAGCAACGTTCATTGGGTTATGCTTATACCGATGTAAAAGGTTCCGATTTTACCAAAGCCAGGGAAAACAATCCCGTGGCTTCTTTGGCGGGAAGAGTGGCCGGCCTCGATGTAAACATGACCAACAGCGGCGTAGGTGCTTCCGTGAAAGTGACCCTGCGTGGTGTAAAAGTAGTAGGCGGTGATAACCAGCCATTGTATGTGATCGATGGAGTTCCTATCAATAACTCCTCACCCGGACAGGCCGATAAATATGGTGGTTACGATCTGGGTGATGGTACCAGCATTATCAACCCCGATGAAATAGAAACCATGTCGGTGCTGAAAGGTGGCGCTGCTACCGCATTATACGGCAGCAGAGCATCCAACGGTGTTATCCTCATCACCACCAAAAAAGGAAATAATAAAGGACTGGAAGTGGAAGTGACTTCCAATGCTGTACTGGAGAAACTCAATAACAGCTACGATTTCCAGGAAGAATACGGTTCCGGCCGTGCAGGACAGTTACCCCGTGATGCGGCCACCGCCCGTACCTATACACAATCCAGCTGGGGCCCAAAACTGAGCGCCGACAGTACAACCTGGCTGTGGAATGGTAACAGAGTGCCTTACGTAAAAGCTGTCAACCCTATCCAGAAATTTTTCCGCGAAGGCCTGACACTGTCCAACTCCATCGCCATGGCCACCGGTAATGATAAAACCCAGCTGCGCTTTACCTATACCAACCTGCACAACAAGGACATTGTACCGGCCAGTGGACTGGACCGACACAACTTCGCCATCAGAGGCACTTCGAAGCTGACCGACAAACTGAGTATCGATGCCAAGGTGGCTTACCTCAACGAAAAAGTCAATAACCGCCCGGCTTTGTCTGATAACCCGAATAACATCGGTTATGTACTGAGTGGTATTGCCCCCAATATCTCCATAGACTGGCTCAAAGAATACAAAAACCCCAAGACCGGTGATTACATCGACTGGAATAATGAACCCTATCAGGTAAACCCCTACTGGGCTTTAAACGAGCAGCCCAACAACAGTAAACAGGACAGACTTACCGGCTTCGCGATGCTGAAATACCAGCTTACCCCATACCTGAGCATTCAGGGCCGCACCGGTACCGATTATTCGAAATTCAGCTTTCGGGAGTTTACAGAATTTTCCTCACCCTTTAACACCACAGGAGCGATTGCCCTGAAAGACCGCACTTTGCGGGAAACCAATTCCGAACTGTTACTGACCTTCAGCAAACAGGTAAAGGATTTTCAGATAAACGCCAACCTGGGTACAAACCGCATGGACTATGAAGAAAATGTACTCGATACCAGAGGTAGAGATATCAGTGTCAGAGGTATTAAAAGTATCAACAATTTCAGGACAAAACTCAGTGAAGAAACCGTCAACCGTAAACGGATTAATTCCGTGTATGGCGCGCTGAGTGTGGCTTACAAAAACTATTTGTACCTGGACCTGACAGGCCGTAATGACTGGTCCTCTACACTGGCCACTGGCAAAAACTCCTTCTTCTATCCCTCAGTATCCGCCAGCTTTGTGTTCTCCGAACTGATGCCGCAGAACGAGCTGCTGAACTTCGGTAAGATCCGTTTATCCGTGGCGCAAACCGGTACTGATGCAGTTGATCCCTATCAGTTGAAAATTAGCTACGCCAACAACCCCAATATCCCTATGGTGGGAGGTTATTCTATCGGTGGCGTAGCGGTAGACAGGGTACCTTTCGAAGGGCTGAAACCCAGTATCAGCAGGTCTTATGAAGCAGGTATCAATCTGGTAATGCTGCGTAACAGGGTAAACATGGATGTTACCTTCTACAAATCCAATACAAGAGATCAGGTGTTGTTCCCTACCATTTCTTCTGCCAGTGGTTATACCGCCGCCGCCATCAACTCCGGCAATGTGCAGAACAAAGGGGTGGAAGTAGCACTGGGTATCAAACCCATCGTATCCAAAAATTTCAACTGGGATATGAACATTACCTGGGCCCGCAACGTGAACAAGATCCTGGAGTTAAGTCCGCTGGTTTCCGGTTATTATACCCTGGCATCCGCACGTTGGGCCAATGCCTCCATTGTGGCCCAGGAAGGAGAGGAGTATGGGATTATTGTAGGACGTAAGTTTCTGAGAGATGATAAAGGCACTGTGGTGCTGGATGATAAGCTGCTGCCCCGTTATGAAGCCGAAGATACCCGTCTGGGTAATGGTCAGTTCAAATGGATTGGTGGTATCAACAATCGTTTTGCCTATAAAAACTTTGCATTGTCTGTATTGCTGGACGTCAGACATGGTGGGCATATCTACTCCATGACCAACCTGCGTGCTTATGCCAACGGGCGTCAGAAAGGAACTCTGGAAGGCCGCGAAAGCTGGACCCAGTCTGAAAAAGAAAGGGTGGCAGCTGGTGTTGAGCCTGGCAACTGGAAACCAACCGGCGGTATTTTCGTAACCGGTGTGCAGGAAGATGGGGTAGATGGCAATGGTAACAAAAAATATAAATCAGCATCCGGCTTTGTAAGCCCGCAGGTATACTGGACCCGTATCACCGACAATATCCCTGAAGCGTTTATCTATGATGCTTCCTTCGTGAAAGTGCGTCAGATCACACTGGATTATCATCTCCCTAAAAGTATCCTGCGCAAAACCATGATCCGCGATCTGACGGTGTCACTCGTGGCCCGTAACCTGTTCATCTTAAGTAAAGATGTACCAAACATTGACCCGCAGTCCAGCTACAACAACAGTAACGGACAGGGTTTTGAATATGGTTCTCTGCCTACCCGCCGCTCTTATGGTATCAACCTGTATGCAAAATTTTAA
- a CDS encoding AraC family transcriptional regulator translates to MPVKNYVDHIDFTHPRYLQQLVENRRIYNLKNCELNIFESYQQAYKVPLSFGDFVITSMVRGKKVMHLPDRPAFEYYPGESVIVPANGAMIIDFPEATPDNPTQCIALTVDDMYIRNTLQYLNDHYNSEPTEKNEWRLQFHKYHFDNDENITAVINKLVRICHSADLNKDIYADLNMKELLIRILQSQHLRVIEEESAVDSNNSRLHFVLHYIHEHLTEKIAVDTLCKKAYLSRNIFFKWFKEQFGITPLEYINRERIKLAKQLLADNRYTVSQVGIQCGFNDTNYFVRLFKNTEGITPGAYQLICRK, encoded by the coding sequence ATGCCGGTAAAAAATTATGTGGACCATATAGATTTTACCCATCCCAGGTATTTGCAACAGCTGGTAGAGAACAGGCGTATCTATAACCTGAAAAACTGCGAGCTGAATATCTTTGAGAGTTATCAGCAAGCGTATAAAGTACCATTGTCTTTTGGTGATTTTGTGATCACCAGTATGGTAAGAGGTAAAAAAGTGATGCATCTGCCCGACCGGCCGGCATTTGAATATTATCCCGGCGAATCTGTGATTGTACCCGCCAACGGGGCTATGATCATCGATTTCCCGGAAGCAACACCAGACAACCCTACGCAGTGCATTGCACTTACAGTAGACGATATGTATATCCGCAATACCCTGCAATACCTGAATGATCATTACAACAGTGAGCCCACCGAAAAAAATGAATGGCGCCTGCAGTTCCACAAATATCATTTTGATAATGATGAAAATATCACTGCTGTCATCAACAAGCTGGTACGTATCTGTCACAGTGCAGACCTGAATAAAGACATCTATGCGGACCTCAACATGAAAGAGCTGCTGATCCGCATCCTTCAGAGCCAGCATCTGCGGGTAATTGAAGAAGAGAGCGCGGTAGACAGCAACAACAGCCGCCTGCATTTTGTACTGCATTATATTCACGAACATCTCACAGAAAAAATTGCGGTTGATACACTCTGTAAAAAAGCCTATCTGAGCCGCAACATCTTCTTCAAATGGTTTAAAGAGCAGTTTGGCATCACCCCACTTGAATATATTAACCGCGAAAGGATCAAGCTGGCCAAACAACTATTGGCAGACAACAGGTATACCGTAAGTCAGGTGGGCATACAATGCGGATTCAATGATACCAACTATTTTGTGCGCCTCTTTAAAAACACCGAAGGTATCACCCCTGGCGCTTATCAGCTCATCTGCCGGAAATAA
- a CDS encoding DUF779 domain-containing protein yields the protein MSVARVIATAQAVALINRLKNDHGPLMFHQSGGCCDGSQPMCFSAGEFITGSSDVCLGEVEGCRFYMHRDQFEYWKHTRLILDVTPGRGSSFSLEIPLGVRFYIRSEVFTTAELNDLEPVV from the coding sequence ATGAGTGTAGCACGCGTAATCGCCACAGCGCAGGCTGTTGCACTGATCAACAGATTAAAAAACGACCACGGTCCGCTGATGTTCCATCAGAGCGGCGGTTGTTGCGATGGAAGCCAGCCTATGTGCTTCAGTGCAGGTGAATTTATTACCGGCAGCAGTGATGTATGCCTCGGAGAAGTGGAAGGCTGCCGGTTTTATATGCACCGCGATCAGTTTGAATACTGGAAACATACCCGGTTAATACTGGACGTCACGCCCGGAAGAGGTAGCAGCTTCTCGCTGGAAATACCTTTGGGTGTGAGATTCTATATCAGGTCGGAAGTTTTTACCACCGCTGAATTAAATGATCTTGAGCCCGTAGTATAG
- a CDS encoding Lrp/AsnC family transcriptional regulator — protein sequence MQPLDKYDKELLRLLQQNNKFTTEELSSKVNLSQSAVQRRITRLRNEKVIEADVSIISPIAVGIGITCVVDVVLHEGSSKAIDKFKAAMKNCIEVAHCYYVTGTYDFVLIINTTDMKHFEEFSKKHLMDNPNLKHFYTHVVMDKVKVSYGVSI from the coding sequence ATGCAACCACTTGATAAGTACGATAAAGAGCTCTTAAGGCTTCTCCAGCAAAACAATAAATTTACTACGGAAGAACTAAGCAGCAAAGTAAATCTTAGCCAGAGTGCTGTGCAAAGAAGGATTACCCGGCTGCGAAATGAAAAGGTAATTGAAGCGGATGTTTCAATTATTTCACCCATAGCGGTGGGGATCGGTATTACCTGTGTGGTTGATGTGGTATTACATGAAGGTAGTTCCAAGGCAATTGATAAATTTAAAGCTGCCATGAAAAATTGTATTGAAGTGGCACATTGTTATTATGTTACTGGTACCTACGATTTTGTCTTGATAATTAATACAACAGACATGAAACATTTTGAAGAATTTTCAAAAAAACACCTCATGGATAATCCTAACCTCAAACACTTCTACACACATGTGGTAATGGATAAAGTTAAGGTGAGTTATGGGGTGAGTATTTAG
- a CDS encoding SusD/RagB family nutrient-binding outer membrane lipoprotein, producing MKNIFLLIFTVLLLGSCTKDFETINENPTRGNTIAPGQQLAAAAYFLSGGREAGYANLHIFQPMVQYMNGAYGQRVGSKFVRDDFFNERVWEIFYNRSLKQLIDMLHRCDNDPQLVNYMAAGRILKVYIFSILTDTYGDVPYFEAGMAYYKNTYTPRYDKQEDIYNDLFKELTEAVKQFDATKDRLDNDIVYQGDVAKWKKLANSLRLRLGMRLSKVDENRARQEVQAAVAGGTFTSANDNFKMVHEEYAYPDLRGNGLAQALQETQTYLYSNGSATFVNYLKAENDPRLSAFFINRDSRGRDITHLTNYMPIAPGLYWWDEWGAWRAPDGTMIEQADKFCKVNTPFYQLKAPFLHFGYAEVEFLKAEAAARGWTGDDANQHYQEAIRTAMKQLDIYPDMNPVDPQKASDFVTAHTLTAGKELEQINMQKWVALFPNGYEAYANLRRTGFPKTLPVKDVDGESVTGGVMPRRLFYPATEAFNNTKNYREALNRIGGKNDWLKRVWWDK from the coding sequence ATGAAAAATATTTTTCTACTAATATTCACCGTACTGCTGTTAGGTAGTTGTACGAAAGATTTTGAAACGATCAACGAGAATCCTACCAGAGGTAATACCATCGCACCAGGACAACAACTGGCTGCAGCTGCCTATTTTCTCAGTGGTGGCCGTGAGGCAGGCTATGCGAACCTGCATATCTTCCAGCCGATGGTACAATACATGAACGGCGCTTATGGGCAGCGTGTAGGTTCCAAGTTTGTACGCGATGATTTTTTTAATGAACGTGTATGGGAGATCTTTTATAACCGCAGTCTTAAACAGCTCATCGATATGTTGCATCGCTGCGACAATGACCCGCAGCTGGTGAATTACATGGCTGCCGGCCGTATCCTGAAAGTATACATCTTCTCTATCCTGACAGATACCTATGGAGATGTGCCTTACTTTGAAGCTGGCATGGCGTATTATAAAAATACCTATACACCCCGCTACGATAAGCAGGAAGATATCTACAATGATCTGTTCAAGGAACTGACCGAAGCAGTGAAACAGTTTGATGCTACCAAAGACAGACTGGACAATGATATCGTATATCAGGGTGATGTGGCAAAATGGAAAAAGCTGGCCAACTCCCTGCGGCTGAGACTGGGTATGCGTCTGTCCAAAGTGGATGAAAACAGGGCCAGACAGGAAGTACAGGCTGCCGTTGCCGGTGGTACCTTTACCAGTGCCAATGATAATTTTAAGATGGTACATGAAGAGTATGCCTATCCTGATCTGCGTGGCAATGGTTTGGCACAGGCCTTACAGGAAACACAGACCTATCTTTACAGCAACGGCAGCGCCACTTTTGTGAACTACCTGAAAGCTGAAAATGACCCCAGGCTCAGCGCCTTTTTTATTAACAGAGATAGCAGAGGAAGAGATATCACCCACCTGACCAATTATATGCCGATTGCACCAGGTTTGTACTGGTGGGATGAATGGGGCGCCTGGAGAGCACCTGATGGCACTATGATAGAACAGGCCGACAAATTCTGCAAAGTCAATACCCCTTTTTATCAGCTGAAAGCTCCGTTCCTGCATTTCGGATATGCAGAGGTGGAATTCCTGAAAGCAGAGGCGGCTGCCCGTGGATGGACCGGTGATGATGCCAACCAGCATTACCAGGAAGCTATCCGGACTGCTATGAAACAGCTGGATATATATCCTGATATGAATCCGGTGGATCCTCAGAAAGCATCGGACTTCGTGACTGCTCATACACTGACTGCCGGCAAAGAGCTGGAACAGATCAATATGCAGAAATGGGTGGCGCTTTTCCCCAATGGCTATGAGGCTTATGCCAATCTGAGAAGGACAGGCTTTCCTAAAACGTTGCCGGTAAAAGACGTAGACGGTGAATCTGTTACCGGTGGTGTCATGCCACGCCGGCTGTTTTATCCGGCCACAGAAGCGTTTAACAATACCAAAAATTATAGAGAAGCATTGAATAGGATCGGTGGTAAAAATGATTGGTTAAAGAGGGTTTGGTGGGACAAATAA
- a CDS encoding FecR family protein: MKKEEVPAFIIACLSEPDNAAKQQQLKDWLLEDETHAALLADYSRLWKTAAALPEHDFDVATGWDNLQLATVARKQPMKTIFRRHWWKVAAVLLPLTILAGWWWIHEQQGKEVVTYIAQGNFKDSLRLPDGSVVFMKPGSILHYHKNFRDRAVELQSGEAFFDIVQNEQQRFVVNAANAAVEVLGTSFNVKTSTDYTDVAVWDGKVKLSAAAGKEGVILTPATMGKVDGYTGKVEKMEGAFEYRCGWANNDLSFNNQPLTTVLNTLSSFYHVRIDVADTTMLHENITARFKNITLEEALGVIREMLDLKADHISAAEYVLRKMK, encoded by the coding sequence ATGAAAAAAGAGGAAGTACCAGCGTTCATCATAGCCTGTTTGTCTGAACCGGACAATGCAGCGAAACAGCAACAGTTGAAGGACTGGTTGCTGGAAGATGAAACGCATGCGGCCCTGCTGGCGGATTACAGCCGGCTGTGGAAAACAGCAGCAGCGCTGCCGGAACATGATTTTGACGTGGCAACCGGATGGGATAACCTGCAACTGGCCACTGTAGCACGTAAACAGCCGATGAAAACTATCTTCCGCCGCCACTGGTGGAAAGTGGCCGCTGTATTGCTGCCGCTGACAATCCTGGCGGGATGGTGGTGGATACATGAACAACAGGGAAAGGAAGTGGTCACCTATATCGCGCAAGGTAACTTTAAAGACAGCCTGCGGCTGCCGGATGGTTCCGTTGTTTTTATGAAACCAGGTAGTATCCTGCACTATCATAAAAACTTCCGGGACCGGGCGGTGGAGCTGCAAAGTGGTGAAGCATTTTTTGATATCGTACAAAATGAACAACAACGTTTTGTTGTAAACGCTGCCAATGCAGCGGTGGAAGTACTGGGTACTTCTTTTAACGTTAAAACTTCCACTGACTATACCGATGTAGCAGTATGGGATGGAAAGGTGAAACTGAGTGCTGCAGCAGGAAAGGAAGGTGTGATACTAACGCCGGCGACTATGGGAAAAGTGGATGGTTATACCGGCAAGGTAGAGAAGATGGAAGGAGCCTTTGAATACCGCTGTGGATGGGCCAACAATGACCTGAGTTTTAACAACCAGCCGCTGACTACGGTATTGAATACACTGTCTTCCTTTTATCATGTGAGGATAGATGTTGCAGATACGACCATGTTACATGAAAATATAACAGCACGATTTAAAAATATAACGCTTGAAGAAGCTTTGGGAGTAATCAGGGAAATGCTTGACCTGAAAGCAGACCATATTTCCGCGGCGGAGTATGTACTGAGAAAGATGAAGTAG
- a CDS encoding aldehyde dehydrogenase family protein, translating into MKSTATAGIPDPHIAERPEFKARYEHYIGGQWVKPDSGEYFDNISPIDGKVFTQAARGNARDVEKAIDAAHQAFATWSKTSATYRSNILLRIAQVIEDNLDYLAIIETIDNGKALRETRAADIPLVVDHFRYFAGVIRSEEGSISEHDEHTVCINLHEPIGVVGQIIPWNFPLLMGAWKIAPALAAGCCVVVKPAEQTPTSIMCLMELIGDLLPAGVLNIVTGFGPEAGKPLASSPRIQKVAFTGETTTGRLIMQYASENLIPVTMELGGKSPNIFFESVADADDEFFDKAVEGAVMFALNQGEVCTCPSRILVHEKIYDVFMDKVIQRTKAIKMGNPLDATVMMGAQASEDQYNKILSYLEIGKQEGAQVLCGGDAFHQNSGLEHGYYIQPTLFKGHNKMRIFQEEIFGPVSCVTTFRTTQEAIDIANDTLYGLGAGVWTRDAHELYQVPRAIQAGRVWVNCYHAYPAHAPFGGYKKSGFGRENHKMMLSHYRQTKNMLISYSKVKLGFF; encoded by the coding sequence ATGAAAAGTACAGCAACTGCTGGTATTCCTGACCCTCATATAGCAGAACGGCCGGAATTCAAAGCCAGATATGAACATTATATAGGTGGTCAATGGGTGAAACCTGACAGTGGTGAATATTTTGATAATATATCACCTATTGATGGTAAAGTATTTACCCAGGCTGCCCGGGGCAATGCCCGGGATGTAGAAAAAGCGATTGATGCAGCCCATCAGGCCTTTGCTACCTGGAGCAAAACATCTGCCACCTATCGCAGTAATATCCTGCTTCGGATTGCCCAGGTGATTGAAGACAACCTCGACTACCTGGCTATAATAGAAACAATAGACAACGGGAAGGCCCTCCGCGAAACCCGCGCCGCCGACATCCCGCTGGTAGTAGACCATTTCCGGTATTTTGCCGGCGTTATCCGCAGTGAAGAAGGTAGCATCAGTGAACATGATGAACATACCGTATGCATCAATCTGCACGAACCTATCGGCGTTGTAGGGCAAATCATTCCCTGGAACTTCCCTCTGCTGATGGGTGCCTGGAAAATAGCGCCAGCCCTGGCTGCAGGATGTTGTGTAGTGGTAAAACCAGCTGAACAAACACCTACCAGCATCATGTGCCTCATGGAACTCATAGGCGACCTGCTACCCGCCGGCGTACTCAATATTGTGACTGGTTTCGGACCGGAAGCCGGTAAACCACTGGCATCCTCACCCCGCATACAGAAAGTGGCCTTCACCGGTGAAACCACCACCGGCCGCCTCATCATGCAGTATGCTTCCGAAAACCTCATCCCCGTAACGATGGAACTCGGCGGCAAAAGCCCCAACATCTTCTTTGAATCTGTAGCCGATGCAGATGATGAGTTCTTCGACAAAGCTGTGGAAGGTGCGGTAATGTTTGCACTCAACCAGGGCGAAGTATGTACCTGCCCCAGCCGTATCCTCGTTCATGAAAAAATTTACGATGTGTTCATGGACAAAGTGATACAACGTACCAAAGCCATTAAAATGGGCAACCCGCTGGATGCCACCGTCATGATGGGTGCACAAGCATCTGAAGATCAATACAACAAAATCCTCAGCTACCTCGAGATCGGTAAACAGGAAGGAGCCCAGGTGCTCTGCGGCGGAGATGCCTTCCATCAGAACAGCGGGCTGGAACACGGTTATTACATACAGCCTACCCTTTTCAAAGGCCACAACAAAATGAGGATCTTCCAGGAAGAAATCTTTGGCCCGGTAAGCTGTGTGACCACTTTCCGCACCACCCAGGAAGCAATAGACATCGCCAACGATACCTTATATGGCCTCGGCGCCGGCGTATGGACACGCGATGCGCATGAGCTGTATCAGGTGCCACGGGCTATCCAGGCAGGACGTGTATGGGTCAACTGCTATCACGCCTACCCTGCCCACGCTCCCTTTGGTGGCTATAAAAAATCGGGCTTCGGCAGAGAAAATCACAAAATGATGCTCAGCCACTACCGCCAGACTAAAAACATGCTCATCTCTTACAGCAAAGTAAAGCTGGGCTTTTTCTAA
- a CDS encoding sigma-70 family RNA polymerase sigma factor, translating to MTQHNRTVSAAQITEGLRNQDKDVFHHLYNTYSRELYLLAFRWVQDEGLAKDMVHNLFVHLWEKGNTLTITGEVRHYLFRAITNMSINELKRRSRTVSEELLRFESDTASFYEIADYILFQQELLNHLAPLAPRCREIFILSRVQGLEPAEIAEKLGITLNTVYYQLSVALSSLRDTLLPKKKLR from the coding sequence ATGACGCAACACAACCGGACTGTCTCCGCTGCCCAGATCACTGAGGGCTTGCGTAACCAGGATAAAGATGTATTCCATCACCTGTACAATACCTACAGCAGGGAACTCTATCTGCTGGCCTTCCGTTGGGTACAGGATGAAGGGCTGGCAAAAGATATGGTGCATAACCTGTTTGTACACCTCTGGGAAAAAGGGAATACCCTCACTATTACCGGAGAGGTGCGGCATTACCTGTTCCGCGCCATTACCAATATGTCCATCAATGAATTAAAGCGCCGTTCCCGTACTGTCAGTGAAGAATTACTACGTTTTGAATCAGATACCGCCTCCTTTTATGAGATCGCAGATTATATCCTGTTTCAGCAGGAGCTGTTAAACCACCTGGCTCCGTTGGCGCCCCGTTGCCGGGAGATCTTTATCCTGAGCAGGGTACAGGGCCTGGAACCGGCTGAAATAGCGGAGAAGCTCGGTATTACCCTCAATACGGTCTATTATCAGCTGTCGGTAGCACTCAGTTCCCTGCGCGATACTCTGCTGCCGAAAAAAAAATTACGCTGA